In Lachnospiraceae bacterium, the DNA window TCTTCCCTTTGCGGTGTAAAAATATCCAATATCACCGCGTCTTCCAGCGCTGTCGCACCATGAAGAACTCCAGGAGGTACATAATAGGTATCCCCCCTTTTCAGTTCATAAACTTCTTCCTCCATCGTATATTGAAAAGAGCCAGATAAAATGTAACTTACCTGTTCATGAGGATGCCGATGGGCAGTCCCTACTGCGCCCTTCTTAAAAACAGCTTCAACAATCATCATATTACCGTTATGAGCCAAAATCCTTCTTGTAATTCCTCCTCCGATGTCCT includes these proteins:
- a CDS encoding cupin domain-containing protein, with translation MVVKYETVVGQDIGGGITRRILAHNGNMMIVEAVFKKGAVGTAHRHPHEQVSYILSGSFQYTMEEEVYELKRGDTYYVPPGVLHGATALEDAVILDIFTPQREDFLE